The following coding sequences lie in one Thalassoglobus polymorphus genomic window:
- a CDS encoding sialate O-acetylesterase, translated as MPISLLFPLLYSLKKPCFLLLLTLAFFSSATLAHAETVKVYFLVGQSNMEGKGNPLHLDTYRDDPLIKPTYASLKNGEDWRVRDDVWITYPSKARGAKHGQLTVGYGTKGENSIGPEFGFGHTIGNAIDSPVLLIKIAWGGKSLAIDFRPPSAPPSESELNATLERLQKRNPETTLNNVKEQYGHYYREMIRHAKEELAAIPTRFPELKDADIEIAGFVWHQGFNDIINRDLRENKYEDYTEWLGKFIRDVRKDLNSPEMPFVIGELSTGGIPNRGDFQIAQANTAKLDDLKGNVIFVPTAEYYDTAAHDLYLKDYWKGTDEQKAEWEKVGNDRPYHYLGSGKTYYLKGVAFGDAILKSQQKSSEQSAVRIIKDVPYLGEDRSEKLDLYLPATKSKTRTPAIVIVHGGGWFGGDKGAKREQNIGKTLAAAGYVCASINYRLAKKNGDLATRLHEVWPGNLHDCQTAVRFLRKHADKYNIDPENIGAIGGSAGGHLVAVLAYVDEMDGLDATGPYGEFSCRVQAVVPMYGVHDLVVQAKQRENRLTDADEEICKQASPVTWIDANDPPSLILHGTKDTTVPVKQSEILHEKLQASQAPSELIIIEGAPHSFHLQPKQKDLRETVIHFFNQHLKK; from the coding sequence ATGCCCATTTCACTGCTTTTCCCTCTGCTCTATTCGTTGAAAAAACCCTGCTTCCTGCTCCTGCTCACGTTGGCTTTCTTCTCCTCTGCAACTCTCGCACATGCAGAAACGGTCAAGGTCTATTTTCTTGTCGGTCAATCAAACATGGAAGGGAAGGGGAACCCGCTCCACCTCGACACATATCGCGATGACCCGCTGATCAAACCAACATACGCAAGCTTGAAGAACGGAGAGGACTGGCGAGTTCGGGACGATGTTTGGATCACATATCCATCGAAGGCGCGTGGGGCCAAGCATGGACAGTTGACCGTCGGATATGGAACCAAGGGAGAGAATTCTATCGGCCCTGAATTCGGGTTTGGTCATACCATCGGCAATGCGATCGACTCACCAGTGTTGCTCATTAAAATCGCTTGGGGTGGGAAATCTCTCGCGATCGACTTCCGTCCTCCCAGTGCTCCGCCATCGGAATCTGAACTCAATGCAACGTTAGAACGTTTGCAAAAACGCAACCCGGAAACAACCCTCAATAACGTCAAGGAACAGTACGGACACTACTACCGTGAGATGATTCGCCATGCGAAGGAAGAACTCGCAGCGATCCCCACCCGGTTTCCCGAACTCAAAGATGCCGATATCGAAATCGCAGGCTTCGTCTGGCATCAGGGATTTAACGACATTATCAATCGTGATCTACGCGAGAACAAATACGAAGATTACACAGAGTGGCTCGGTAAGTTTATTCGCGATGTCCGCAAAGATTTAAATTCTCCCGAGATGCCATTTGTGATCGGTGAACTCAGTACTGGCGGAATCCCCAATCGTGGAGACTTCCAAATTGCTCAGGCAAACACAGCTAAACTTGACGATCTTAAAGGCAACGTCATTTTCGTTCCGACCGCAGAATATTACGACACAGCTGCCCATGATTTGTACTTGAAGGATTATTGGAAAGGGACCGACGAACAAAAAGCAGAGTGGGAGAAAGTTGGCAACGATCGACCTTACCATTACCTCGGCTCGGGAAAAACGTATTACCTGAAGGGCGTTGCATTCGGGGATGCGATTTTAAAATCGCAACAAAAATCATCCGAACAGTCAGCTGTTCGAATAATCAAAGATGTTCCTTATCTCGGCGAAGATCGCTCTGAAAAGCTGGACCTGTATCTTCCTGCCACCAAATCAAAAACACGAACTCCTGCGATTGTGATCGTTCATGGTGGTGGATGGTTTGGAGGCGACAAGGGAGCCAAGCGCGAGCAGAATATCGGCAAAACCTTGGCGGCGGCGGGTTATGTCTGTGCGAGCATCAACTATCGACTGGCGAAAAAGAACGGTGATCTGGCAACTCGGCTGCATGAAGTTTGGCCGGGCAATCTGCACGACTGTCAAACCGCAGTTCGCTTTTTGCGGAAACATGCTGATAAGTACAACATTGATCCAGAAAACATCGGAGCGATCGGTGGTTCCGCAGGTGGACATCTGGTAGCGGTGCTGGCATATGTTGACGAAATGGATGGACTCGACGCCACTGGACCGTACGGAGAATTCTCTTGCCGAGTGCAGGCAGTCGTCCCAATGTATGGTGTTCACGATCTGGTCGTTCAAGCGAAACAGAGAGAGAACAGACTGACCGATGCAGACGAAGAAATCTGCAAACAGGCTTCTCCTGTCACCTGGATTGACGCGAATGATCCCCCATCTCTAATTTTGCACGGAACGAAAGATACAACGGTTCCGGTGAAGCAGTCAGAGATCCTTCATGAAAAGCTCCAAGCTTCTCAAGCCCCCAGTGAACTGATCATCATCGAGGGAGCCCCGCACAGCTTTCACCTTCAGCCAAAGCAGAAAGATCTCCGCGAAACCGTAATCCACTTTTTCAATCAACACCTCAAGAAGTAA
- a CDS encoding HpcH/HpaI aldolase family protein: MLTTGRELKQKLATDEPVVGLMATDHAWPFLVEICQKSGLDYLVIDSEHGDFSDELVSHICQIGRLANFPVLVRTISCEMSIVRRVIDLGPCGILVPSVESTTQLDEVEQAICMPPRGRRRPGGMGNYWLPNFHYQTWKSEFEDHFIVIPQIESQTGVENVDAIAAHPIVTALGLGPYDLSADLGCCWDPEHEDFTNALATVKSAADAVNKKVWAGCDGPALRKQGYTFLWIGTATSVLTGALTVAVENIRHPDNQTTSTQNPPPA, encoded by the coding sequence ATGCTGACGACGGGAAGAGAACTGAAACAGAAGCTGGCAACAGATGAACCGGTCGTCGGATTGATGGCAACGGACCATGCGTGGCCGTTTTTAGTGGAGATCTGCCAGAAAAGTGGACTCGATTACCTGGTCATCGATTCGGAACATGGTGACTTTTCAGACGAGTTGGTCTCCCACATTTGCCAGATAGGCCGACTCGCAAACTTTCCGGTTCTTGTTCGCACCATTTCTTGCGAGATGAGTATCGTACGCCGTGTCATCGACTTGGGACCATGTGGAATTCTGGTTCCTTCAGTTGAATCAACGACTCAACTTGACGAGGTGGAGCAGGCGATCTGCATGCCGCCACGAGGTCGACGCCGACCGGGAGGCATGGGAAATTATTGGCTGCCCAATTTTCATTATCAAACCTGGAAGTCCGAGTTCGAGGATCACTTTATTGTGATCCCACAAATCGAATCGCAAACCGGTGTCGAGAATGTCGATGCCATTGCAGCTCATCCAATTGTGACCGCGCTCGGCCTCGGACCGTACGATTTATCCGCGGACCTGGGATGCTGCTGGGACCCCGAACACGAAGACTTCACCAATGCACTTGCAACAGTCAAGTCGGCTGCCGATGCGGTCAACAAAAAAGTCTGGGCCGGCTGCGATGGCCCGGCACTTCGAAAGCAAGGGTACACATTCCTCTGGATCGGAACTGCAACATCAGTGCTGACCGGTGCCCTGACCGTGGCTGTTGAAAACATCCGCCATCCAGACAATCAGACAACATCAACTCAAAACCCACCACCAGCTTAG
- the ahcY gene encoding adenosylhomocysteinase yields the protein MSTTEALPYKVKNLDLAELGRKEIEIAEVEMPGLMALRKKYGESKPLKGARIAGCLHMTIQTAVLMETLIELGAEVRWSSCNIFSTQDHAAAAMAAADIPTFAWKGETEEEFWWCIEQTLFWPDGQPLNMILDDGGDLTSLVHEKYPELLPGINGLTEETTTGIKVLRKLVKEGKLGVPAINVNDSVTKSKFDNLYGCRESLADGIKRATDVMIAGKTVVVCGYGDVGKGCADAMKGLGARVIVTEIDPICALQAAMEGFQVSTMEDVANEGDIFVTTTGCLDIICAEHLDQMKHNAIVCNIGHFDSEIQIAYLNGRSDIEKIVIKKDSDVGGPVHKYVYPDGKAILILAEGRLVNLGCATGHPSFVMSNSFTNQVLGQIELWTNVENYEKKLYVLPKQLDEEVARLHLDQLGVKLTKLNQKQADYLDVPVEGPYKEDYYRY from the coding sequence ATGTCGACAACGGAAGCACTTCCTTACAAAGTTAAGAATTTGGATCTGGCCGAACTCGGTCGGAAAGAAATCGAAATCGCCGAAGTCGAAATGCCTGGCCTCATGGCTTTGCGCAAAAAATACGGTGAGAGCAAGCCTCTCAAAGGGGCACGCATCGCCGGTTGCTTGCATATGACCATTCAGACTGCAGTTCTGATGGAAACACTCATCGAGCTTGGAGCTGAAGTTCGTTGGTCAAGCTGTAATATCTTCTCGACTCAGGATCATGCCGCTGCCGCGATGGCTGCCGCGGACATCCCGACCTTCGCCTGGAAAGGGGAAACCGAGGAGGAGTTCTGGTGGTGTATCGAGCAAACACTCTTCTGGCCAGATGGACAGCCTCTCAACATGATCCTGGACGATGGGGGAGATCTCACCTCTTTGGTTCACGAGAAATATCCTGAACTTCTTCCCGGGATCAACGGACTCACCGAAGAGACGACGACTGGGATCAAAGTCTTGCGTAAGCTTGTTAAAGAAGGCAAGCTGGGCGTCCCTGCGATCAACGTCAACGATTCCGTCACCAAGAGCAAATTCGACAACCTCTACGGTTGCCGAGAGTCGCTCGCAGATGGAATTAAGCGTGCGACCGATGTGATGATCGCTGGTAAAACGGTTGTCGTTTGTGGCTATGGCGATGTTGGAAAAGGTTGCGCGGATGCAATGAAAGGGCTCGGAGCACGTGTGATCGTGACCGAGATCGACCCGATCTGTGCCCTGCAGGCAGCGATGGAAGGTTTTCAGGTCAGTACGATGGAAGACGTTGCCAATGAAGGCGACATCTTTGTCACAACAACCGGTTGCCTCGACATCATCTGTGCAGAACATCTGGATCAGATGAAGCACAACGCCATTGTTTGCAACATCGGTCACTTCGACTCAGAAATTCAGATTGCGTACCTGAACGGACGGTCTGACATCGAGAAAATTGTCATTAAGAAAGACTCCGATGTCGGTGGTCCGGTTCACAAATATGTGTACCCCGATGGCAAAGCGATTCTGATCCTCGCAGAGGGTCGACTCGTGAACCTTGGCTGTGCCACTGGACACCCGTCATTTGTGATGTCAAACAGTTTCACAAACCAGGTCTTGGGACAAATCGAACTTTGGACCAACGTCGAGAATTACGAGAAAAAACTCTATGTTCTTCCAAAGCAACTCGACGAAGAAGTCGCCCGTTTGCATCTCGATCAACTCGGTGTGAAGTTGACCAAGCTGAACCAGAAGCAGGCCGACTACCTCGACGTTCCTGTTGAAGGTCCTTACAAAGAAGACTACTACCGCTACTAA
- a CDS encoding DUF1501 domain-containing protein translates to MFSHPLLDRRNFLQQGAAGFASLALTSLLHDEGVLASQSTNLETGGAVQVLHQPPKAKQVIQLFMGGAASHIDLFDYKPQLEKHHGEPSDFGERVELFQNGNGPWMKSPFKFRPYGETGKMISDVVAPLGACVDDMAFIHNMVGKTGVHSQATYLQATGFDRPGFPGMGSWVSYGLGTLNNNLPTFVVLPDHRGFASNGPKNWGAAFLPANTQGTAIFPQRKNPIDDLTPHADFITAKSEKDGLELLNRLNREFEQQRPGDSRLEARIRSYELAAKMQLSAPEAMDLTQEPKHILEMYGLDKPGSTYPDEINPPEEIEYFGRKCLIARRLIERGVRFVQVWSGNDNSFPRRNWDSHENIERDHKPLALGMATGAAALIKDLKQRGLLNETLILWTTEFGRMPSTQGSQGRDHNPFVFTNWLCGGGIKPGGSYGPSDEWGYKPLDRENPTLVHDVHATILHQLGIDHRKLTVRNDGIDRRLTDVHGHVIQDLLS, encoded by the coding sequence ATGTTCTCACACCCCCTTCTTGATCGACGAAATTTTCTGCAACAGGGAGCTGCTGGATTCGCCTCTTTGGCGCTGACCAGTCTGCTGCACGATGAAGGAGTTCTGGCTAGCCAATCAACAAACCTTGAGACAGGAGGTGCAGTTCAGGTCTTGCATCAACCTCCTAAAGCAAAGCAGGTGATACAACTTTTCATGGGCGGAGCCGCCAGCCATATTGATTTGTTTGATTACAAGCCGCAACTTGAAAAACATCATGGTGAGCCCTCTGACTTTGGGGAGCGTGTCGAGCTGTTTCAGAATGGAAATGGACCATGGATGAAGTCCCCTTTCAAGTTTCGGCCGTATGGTGAGACCGGAAAAATGATCAGCGACGTCGTCGCACCTCTGGGGGCGTGTGTCGATGATATGGCCTTTATTCACAACATGGTCGGGAAAACAGGAGTGCATAGTCAGGCGACCTATTTACAGGCGACGGGATTTGATCGTCCAGGATTTCCGGGCATGGGGTCATGGGTCTCGTATGGATTGGGGACTCTGAATAATAATCTGCCAACGTTTGTTGTCCTGCCCGACCACCGCGGCTTCGCCAGCAACGGGCCGAAGAATTGGGGCGCGGCCTTCTTACCTGCAAACACTCAAGGGACAGCGATTTTTCCCCAGAGAAAAAATCCGATTGACGATCTCACACCGCATGCTGACTTCATTACGGCAAAGAGCGAAAAGGATGGGCTGGAGCTTTTGAATCGCTTGAATCGTGAATTCGAACAACAGCGTCCCGGAGACTCTCGGTTGGAAGCGAGAATACGTTCGTATGAACTGGCTGCCAAAATGCAGTTGAGTGCACCCGAAGCGATGGATCTCACCCAAGAGCCGAAGCACATCCTTGAGATGTATGGGCTCGACAAGCCTGGCTCAACCTATCCGGATGAAATTAATCCACCAGAAGAAATTGAATACTTCGGTCGCAAATGTCTGATCGCCCGAAGATTGATTGAGCGAGGAGTGCGATTTGTGCAGGTCTGGTCCGGAAACGATAACAGCTTTCCTCGCCGAAACTGGGACAGCCACGAAAACATCGAGCGAGATCACAAACCGCTCGCCCTCGGCATGGCGACTGGAGCAGCGGCGCTCATTAAAGATCTCAAGCAGCGTGGTCTACTGAACGAAACACTTATCCTTTGGACAACAGAATTCGGGAGAATGCCATCCACACAAGGAAGCCAAGGCCGCGATCACAATCCATTTGTCTTTACGAATTGGCTCTGTGGAGGGGGCATTAAACCAGGGGGCTCGTACGGACCTTCAGATGAGTGGGGATACAAACCGCTAGACCGAGAGAATCCAACACTGGTCCACGACGTACATGCGACCATCCTCCATCAACTCGGCATCGATCACCGAAAATTGACGGTCCGCAACGATGGCATCGATCGCCGATTGACAGATGTTCACGGTCACGTCATTCAGGATTTACTCTCGTGA
- a CDS encoding DUF1553 domain-containing protein has protein sequence MFRNIVCFILVCSSSSCLAADVPTFESSGVAAILSRRCLSCHNDSERKGDFSLQSAKSLADSGMVISGDPESSHLLSVIQTQDGQAPRMPKAADPLTEKEIEAIKQWIQQGAHWPEAFELKAAQVESFDWWSFQPLERPEIPAVVKSAGSEEWMDHPVDAFILQAQLENGLTHSERASKRTLIRRLTYDLTGLPPTPEEIRAFLAETGDDAYIKLVDRLLDSPAYGEHWARHWLDVVKYADTCGYDKDKLRENAWPYRDYVIRSFNEEKPYSKFVQEQIAGDVLFPGESDGILGLGFIAAGPWDFIGHVEVPEAKLDGKVARNLDRDDMVSNVMNTFCSLTIQCARCHNHKFDPFTQEHYYSLQSIFAAVDRADRRYNTSPEIEQQRQELNAQVQANLEAQKQLKEEIEKDGGVELKRLNREIKSLEQLASPKEKQPQYGYHSQIHPRPTVEDFKESKWVQIDLGQPVEISQLVLHACHDNYAGIGSGFGFPVRYRIEGALRVKDFASDSDSLLLVDETAEDVTNPGLQPVIHSVAKKTVRFIRITATKLSERKNDYMFALAELEAYDTSNKNVALKANVTALDSIEAPVRWAKNNLTDGIWAKSLNSEAEAKLAAATRQRSAILARINTSERQSRKNLLEAEVKDFRKRLAALPTGEMVYAATTNFKPQGNFKPTAGIPRPVHLLHRGDIDQPREVVSPGVVPLKFEEPWELPLSPNHTEGEARAEFAKWVTRRDHPLTWRSIVNRVWHYHFGEGLVASPNDFGRMGQLPSHPELLDWLAVEFRDGGQSFKELHRLIVTSATYQQASTHSLQNSKIDGSNRYLWRMNRRRLTAEELRDSILAISGQLDRTPGGPGDRLFVLQRPEHSPHYEYHLFDPAKAKRHRRSIYRFVVRSQPDPWMTVFDCADSSQSTPKRSETLTALQVLSLMNNDFNLVMAERFAERLEAERESITDQIKLGMFLTTGREATEQEVQLLVAHTRKHGLANSCRLLLNLSELMFVD, from the coding sequence ATGTTTCGGAATATTGTTTGTTTCATTCTAGTCTGCAGTTCGTCCTCGTGTCTCGCTGCCGATGTCCCGACTTTTGAATCGAGCGGCGTCGCAGCGATCCTGTCTCGTCGCTGTTTGAGTTGCCACAATGACAGTGAGAGAAAGGGGGACTTCTCGCTGCAATCAGCGAAATCTCTGGCTGATTCCGGAATGGTGATCAGCGGTGATCCAGAATCGAGCCATCTCTTGAGCGTGATTCAAACGCAAGATGGACAGGCTCCTCGAATGCCCAAGGCAGCTGATCCGCTCACGGAAAAAGAAATCGAAGCGATCAAGCAATGGATTCAGCAAGGAGCACATTGGCCTGAAGCTTTTGAACTGAAAGCTGCGCAGGTTGAGAGCTTTGACTGGTGGTCCTTTCAGCCTCTTGAGCGGCCAGAAATCCCAGCGGTTGTCAAGTCAGCAGGTTCAGAAGAGTGGATGGATCATCCGGTTGATGCGTTTATTCTTCAGGCTCAGTTGGAAAATGGTCTCACACATTCAGAACGGGCAAGCAAACGAACTTTGATCCGGCGGCTCACTTATGACCTCACTGGACTTCCCCCAACGCCCGAAGAGATTCGAGCATTTCTGGCGGAGACTGGCGATGATGCGTACATCAAACTCGTTGATCGTCTGCTCGATTCGCCCGCCTATGGGGAGCACTGGGCACGTCACTGGTTGGATGTCGTCAAGTACGCTGATACGTGCGGGTACGATAAAGATAAGCTGCGTGAAAATGCGTGGCCGTATCGAGATTACGTCATCCGTTCTTTCAATGAAGAGAAGCCGTATTCAAAGTTCGTTCAGGAACAGATTGCTGGCGATGTTCTGTTCCCCGGTGAATCAGATGGAATTCTGGGATTAGGATTCATCGCTGCCGGACCTTGGGATTTTATTGGACATGTTGAAGTCCCCGAGGCCAAGCTAGATGGAAAGGTCGCGCGGAATCTGGACCGGGATGATATGGTCAGCAACGTGATGAATACTTTTTGCAGTCTCACAATACAATGTGCCCGATGCCACAACCATAAGTTTGATCCATTCACTCAAGAGCACTATTACAGCTTGCAATCAATCTTCGCTGCTGTGGATCGAGCTGACCGGAGGTACAACACATCACCGGAAATCGAACAGCAACGGCAAGAATTGAATGCACAGGTGCAAGCTAATCTGGAAGCACAAAAGCAACTCAAAGAGGAGATCGAAAAAGATGGTGGAGTTGAACTGAAGCGACTTAACAGGGAGATCAAATCTCTGGAGCAACTAGCTTCACCGAAAGAGAAACAACCTCAGTATGGATACCATAGCCAAATCCATCCACGACCAACGGTTGAGGATTTCAAAGAGTCAAAGTGGGTCCAAATCGATCTCGGGCAACCGGTCGAAATCAGCCAACTGGTTCTGCATGCGTGCCATGACAACTATGCCGGAATTGGCTCTGGGTTTGGTTTCCCTGTCCGTTACCGAATTGAAGGGGCTCTTCGCGTAAAGGATTTCGCGAGCGATTCTGATTCGCTGCTCCTTGTTGATGAAACTGCAGAGGATGTCACCAACCCAGGGTTACAACCAGTAATTCATTCGGTTGCCAAAAAAACTGTCCGTTTCATCCGCATCACAGCAACAAAACTCAGCGAAAGGAAGAACGACTACATGTTCGCGCTTGCTGAGTTGGAAGCCTATGATACTTCAAACAAGAATGTCGCATTGAAGGCAAATGTCACTGCGTTGGATTCGATTGAAGCACCAGTTCGCTGGGCGAAAAACAATTTGACGGATGGGATCTGGGCGAAGTCTCTCAATTCAGAAGCTGAAGCAAAACTGGCCGCTGCGACCAGACAACGCAGTGCGATTCTGGCAAGGATCAATACTTCCGAGCGACAATCCAGAAAGAATTTGCTCGAGGCAGAAGTTAAAGATTTCAGGAAGCGACTCGCCGCGCTGCCAACTGGGGAAATGGTCTATGCAGCGACGACGAATTTCAAACCTCAGGGAAATTTCAAGCCGACCGCAGGAATTCCACGGCCGGTTCATCTGCTCCATCGAGGAGACATCGATCAACCACGAGAAGTCGTTTCTCCAGGGGTGGTCCCTCTAAAGTTTGAGGAGCCTTGGGAATTGCCGCTCTCCCCGAATCATACCGAAGGTGAGGCCCGAGCTGAGTTCGCGAAATGGGTGACTCGTCGCGACCATCCACTCACGTGGCGTTCAATTGTGAATCGGGTTTGGCACTACCATTTTGGAGAAGGGCTTGTTGCTTCGCCGAATGATTTTGGACGTATGGGGCAACTCCCTTCGCATCCCGAGTTGCTCGATTGGCTGGCTGTTGAATTTCGAGATGGCGGGCAGTCTTTCAAAGAGCTCCATCGGTTGATTGTTACGAGTGCGACTTATCAGCAGGCTTCGACCCATAGTCTTCAGAATTCCAAAATTGATGGCAGCAACCGCTACCTTTGGAGAATGAATCGCCGTCGACTCACAGCTGAGGAACTTCGCGATTCGATTCTTGCAATCAGTGGGCAACTCGATAGAACGCCCGGTGGGCCGGGAGATCGGCTCTTTGTACTTCAGCGGCCAGAACACTCACCGCACTACGAGTACCACTTGTTTGATCCTGCAAAAGCGAAGCGGCACCGTCGCAGCATTTATCGTTTTGTTGTTCGATCGCAGCCCGATCCCTGGATGACCGTTTTCGACTGTGCGGACTCCTCGCAAAGTACCCCTAAGAGATCCGAAACTCTCACTGCCTTGCAGGTACTCTCCCTGATGAATAACGACTTTAATCTCGTGATGGCTGAGAGATTTGCTGAGAGGTTGGAAGCGGAGAGGGAGTCGATTACAGATCAAATTAAACTTGGAATGTTCTTGACGACAGGGCGCGAGGCCACTGAGCAAGAAGTGCAGCTTTTAGTTGCGCATACCAGGAAGCATGGTCTCGCAAACAGTTGTCGTCTCCTGCTGAATTTAAGTGAATTGATGTTTGTCGATTAG
- a CDS encoding ECF-type sigma factor, whose amino-acid sequence MSDVTQILNRIDEGDLSAAEDLLPLVYNELRNLAKYRMQQERGDHTLQPTALVHEAYLRLVKNGDSIRWESRGHFFTAAANAMRRILVEAARAKASQKRGGEHVQVELSDFPNPSTEQLRDQLIELDGALTVLECEDFDAAEIVKLRMYGGLSVEDAGKVLGMSRSTAYENWNYARSWFAVYIEEARES is encoded by the coding sequence ATGTCAGACGTTACTCAAATTCTTAATCGGATTGACGAAGGAGATCTCTCGGCTGCAGAGGATCTTCTTCCGCTGGTCTATAATGAGTTGCGAAATCTAGCGAAATATCGGATGCAGCAGGAGCGTGGAGATCATACGCTTCAGCCGACAGCTCTTGTTCACGAAGCCTACTTGCGGTTAGTGAAAAATGGTGATTCAATCCGATGGGAATCGCGTGGACATTTTTTTACCGCAGCTGCCAATGCGATGCGCCGTATTCTGGTTGAAGCGGCCCGTGCAAAGGCCTCTCAGAAGCGCGGCGGAGAGCATGTCCAAGTTGAACTGAGTGATTTTCCAAATCCCAGTACGGAACAGCTTCGCGACCAGTTGATCGAACTCGACGGAGCATTGACTGTGCTTGAATGCGAAGATTTCGACGCTGCCGAAATCGTCAAGCTTCGCATGTACGGAGGTTTGTCCGTAGAAGACGCAGGGAAAGTTCTGGGGATGTCCCGTTCGACCGCATATGAAAACTGGAACTACGCCCGCTCCTGGTTCGCTGTCTATATTGAAGAGGCAAGAGAATCGTAG
- a CDS encoding sugar phosphate isomerase/epimerase family protein — protein sequence MKFAICQELFEGWDWEKQCEYSASIGYTGLEVAPFALAETLSDISSDQRKELKSTAEKHGLEIIGLHWLLAKTEGLHLTTADDAVRAATSDYLIQLGDLCGDLGGTVMVFGSPFQRNLEEGTSYEQAFDRAVDVFKKAMPRIADRGVSLLMEPLTTKETNFVNTCDQAAEMIAAVDNPYFALHQDVKAMLGEGTPLPGIIEKHKDITRHFHVNDTNLLGPGMGETDYHPIFQALLDSGYDGWVSVEVFDYSPGAEKICEESMAYMKQVLADLEKSNS from the coding sequence ATGAAGTTTGCGATATGCCAGGAGTTGTTTGAGGGTTGGGATTGGGAGAAGCAGTGTGAATACAGCGCAAGCATCGGTTATACCGGCCTGGAAGTGGCTCCGTTCGCGTTGGCAGAAACGTTGAGCGATATTTCTTCTGACCAACGAAAAGAACTGAAATCGACTGCTGAGAAGCATGGTCTGGAAATTATTGGTTTGCACTGGTTGCTCGCAAAAACCGAAGGTTTACACCTCACTACTGCCGATGATGCGGTTCGTGCCGCGACAAGCGATTATCTCATTCAACTTGGTGATTTATGCGGTGATCTCGGTGGAACTGTGATGGTGTTCGGCTCTCCTTTTCAGAGAAATCTGGAAGAGGGCACCTCGTATGAGCAAGCATTTGACCGTGCCGTTGACGTATTCAAGAAAGCGATGCCCCGAATCGCAGATCGCGGCGTCAGCTTGCTGATGGAACCTCTCACAACGAAAGAAACAAATTTCGTTAATACGTGCGATCAGGCAGCTGAGATGATCGCTGCTGTCGATAATCCCTACTTTGCCTTGCATCAAGATGTCAAAGCGATGTTGGGAGAAGGGACACCACTCCCAGGGATTATCGAAAAGCACAAGGACATCACCCGGCATTTTCACGTCAACGACACGAACCTGCTCGGACCGGGAATGGGCGAGACCGACTATCACCCGATTTTCCAGGCTTTGCTTGATTCTGGGTACGATGGTTGGGTTTCAGTCGAAGTTTTTGACTATTCCCCCGGCGCAGAAAAAATCTGTGAAGAGAGCATGGCCTATATGAAGCAGGTGTTGGCTGATCTCGAAAAATCAAATTCCTGA
- a CDS encoding DNA-directed RNA polymerase subunit omega, whose product MLDELKEDDIAKKVGGKFKLSTLIQKRLVQLNRGAPPLVECQGKPSMATVIEEILTDKIYLDTSENVVITPDDAPDLEKMLMEEVPDFDD is encoded by the coding sequence ATGCTCGATGAGCTCAAAGAAGACGACATCGCTAAAAAAGTTGGTGGAAAATTCAAACTCTCGACTCTGATTCAAAAGCGTCTCGTTCAATTGAATCGCGGAGCTCCTCCGCTCGTTGAGTGTCAGGGAAAACCATCGATGGCGACTGTGATTGAAGAAATTCTCACAGACAAAATCTATCTCGATACATCAGAAAACGTTGTTATCACACCCGATGACGCACCTGATCTCGAAAAAATGCTGATGGAAGAAGTCCCCGACTTCGACGATTAG